TCCGGACTACCGGTTCGTCCCATTCTCCGCGTCCCGCATTCCCATTTACCACGTCCTGGCCGAGGGAACCTTCACCGGTGAATTCTTCGATAGCGTCGAAGTGACGGTTCCCGAAGACGAGGACGCGCTCTATGTTGTCCTTGACGTGGCGGGAGGTCCCGGTGTTATACAGTATCCGGTTCCGATTATCGTCGGTCCCGGTCAGATCAACCTGGAAGGCGGTTACGGAATCTGCCACCTCGATGATCCCGAGCCCGGTCGTTACGTCGTCTATGTCGGCTACAACTACGCCGGACTACGGTATAAGATCGGAACCGGGCCTCACATCTGGCAGGTCTATCCACCCAGTGACTACGACGCCATCGTGGATTTTCACTGCCGGACGTTGTTTCTGTTCACGGGTGAACCCGTGCCGCGCTCGGCATACGACTATGCCTGCCTGCAACAGTTCGTGGATTCGGGAGGCGGCATCGGTGTCTACTACGACGGCACGGAACCCATTGCCTTGAAGCCTATCATTCGCCTGCGCGACTTCGCCCGCGAGGGAGCGACGGTTCGATTGGATTTGCCCGGTCACGTGACGTACGCTGTGCCGACTCCCCAAAAAACGAAGCCGCTGACGTGGGAGATCGCTCCGACCACGGCCGAGGTGGAACTCGATTATGAGGCGGAGTTCCATCAGCCCTTGAATTTCATTTCACGCGGTTCTCGCTCCAGCGAATACATCAACCGATCGTGGGCAACGGTTCACGATGCGAAGATTCTTCGCTTCGTTCGCGGCGATGGCTACCGCATCTCGGAGGTCGGCACGCTGGCTCCCGGTGAAAAAGGATTCGCGCGTGGCGGCGCGATACTTCCTTTTGCTGCGGCCCGCGGCCATCTCGATCAAATGCTGCGGAAGGAAGCGGAGACAGCCGGACTCACAGCCAACGAGACCGAATCGTTCTTCACGACGTATCAGTGGGCGATGCGGCTGCTCTCGGAGTCGTGCGACGCCGCAGCCGAGATCGTACTGTATCGCATCGAGAGTGGAGACTACGACGCGCTGTTTCCGCTCACGACCGATCCCCAGCCCGCCGAAATCCGTCGCGTGCTGTGGGTGTATTCGGTTCTCCCCGACGCGGTAACGGAAACCTATCCCGTTCATCCGCCCGTTGCCGCCCTCTCGGCCGAACCGGCTTCGCGCATCACCGGCGTTTTCCATGAGTACGGTTTCTTCCGCGAGACCTACGGCGGAGACGCGCTCGATGAGATGGACGCGTGGGGCTGGCATTTCTATGACGAGCATCTGGAAGATCCCACCGATCAGGGAAACGATTGGGGACAGTACTACTTCGATACGTGGGGACAAAGCCCGCTGGTGACGCGGTTGTCGCTGGGCGTGACGCGGATGTTCGGTCAGTTCACGGGCGGAATCACCCCGCTGGCGGGTCCCGTGGAAGTCGTGCTTTCGGGAGACGACGATACCCACAGCAACTCCATCTTTCCGCCCGGCAGCTATCCGCCGGTGGTCGTCGCAAGGCAGGAAGCTTCGGGAGGAAGAGTCGTCGGCTACGGAGATCTGGCGTTTCTGGCGGATAGCTCCGACAACGTGCAATTTTCCGA
This genomic interval from bacterium contains the following:
- a CDS encoding T9SS type A sorting domain-containing protein gives rise to the protein MHRRTTYRFSLIALLSLLLCSGASAAGKIAIDAHHGQPHAYSFMLEPDLTALYPDYRFVPFSASRIPIYHVLAEGTFTGEFFDSVEVTVPEDEDALYVVLDVAGGPGVIQYPVPIIVGPGQINLEGGYGICHLDDPEPGRYVVYVGYNYAGLRYKIGTGPHIWQVYPPSDYDAIVDFHCRTLFLFTGEPVPRSAYDYACLQQFVDSGGGIGVYYDGTEPIALKPIIRLRDFAREGATVRLDLPGHVTYAVPTPQKTKPLTWEIAPTTAEVELDYEAEFHQPLNFISRGSRSSEYINRSWATVHDAKILRFVRGDGYRISEVGTLAPGEKGFARGGAILPFAAARGHLDQMLRKEAETAGLTANETESFFTTYQWAMRLLSESCDAAAEIVLYRIESGDYDALFPLTTDPQPAEIRRVLWVYSVLPDAVTETYPVHPPVAALSAEPASRITGVFHEYGFFRETYGGDALDEMDAWGWHFYDEHLEDPTDQGNDWGQYYFDTWGQSPLVTRLSLGVTRMFGQFTGGITPLAGPVEVVLSGDDDTHSNSIFPPGSYPPVVVARQEASGGRVVGYGDLAFLADSSDNVQFSENVFEWLCEGATGGGPDIDIAVAVIEMSLDRGQAITSNLNVWNIGDAPLLLTTTPPFTAWFGVLGPTEATINPGDSIAYELTWTTAGIEAGYHTLYWTFSSNDPNESELVWPVRLRVIGSSAVDPQDHTATVRGFRLVSAAPNPFNARTTVTFELPTAGEVLFDLYNLVGQRVERIAARPYAAGTHEISLDFSDKPAGLYFLRATMGADVRMQKLMLLK